In Synechococcus sp. RS9909, one genomic interval encodes:
- a CDS encoding NAD(P)H-quinone oxidoreductase subunit 4, producing MDANLPLTVASPEAFPWLSLIVLLPAATALVMPLLSGDDDHPSPWPRNLAVTVLAIDFGLMLAVFSRLYDRLDGGLQLVERVNWLPVIGLEWSLGADGLSMPLVVLSGLVTLLSVCASWKVRHKSNLYFGLLLVQASAQALVFLSQDFLLFFLAWELELVPVYLLIAIWGGQNRQYAATKFILYTALASLLILISGLALALSGDSFSLNLTELAQRSPGGSFGLLCYLGFLVGFGVKLPMFPLHTWLPDAHGEANAPVSMLLAGVLLKMGGYALLRFNVQMLPEVHLTLAPALIILGIVNIIYGALNAFAQDNVKRRIACSSVSHMGFVLLGIGAVDALSLSGAMLQMISHGLIAAAMFFITGSFYERTKTLSIPNMGGLAKVLPITFAFFLTSCLASLALPGMSGFISEITIFLGVTSQEQFTTLFRVITVVVAAIGLVLTPIYLLSLCRRVFFGPRIPALAFVDDMSPRELVIGLTLLVPTLTIGIWPRVAMDVYEASTDALAETLSGHSLMALSSLLPLG from the coding sequence ATGGACGCCAACCTGCCTCTGACGGTTGCGTCTCCGGAAGCCTTTCCCTGGTTATCTCTGATCGTGCTGCTGCCAGCGGCCACGGCCCTGGTGATGCCGTTGTTATCTGGGGATGACGATCACCCCTCGCCCTGGCCGCGCAACCTCGCCGTCACGGTGCTGGCGATCGATTTCGGGCTGATGCTCGCCGTCTTCAGCCGGCTCTACGACCGCCTCGATGGCGGGCTCCAGCTGGTGGAACGGGTCAACTGGCTGCCGGTGATCGGCCTGGAGTGGTCCCTGGGTGCCGATGGCCTCTCCATGCCCCTGGTGGTGCTGAGTGGACTGGTCACATTGCTCTCGGTGTGTGCCAGCTGGAAGGTGCGCCACAAATCCAATCTTTATTTCGGCCTGCTGCTGGTGCAGGCGTCAGCCCAAGCGCTGGTGTTTCTCTCCCAGGACTTCCTGCTCTTCTTCCTGGCCTGGGAACTTGAACTGGTGCCGGTGTATCTGCTGATCGCCATCTGGGGTGGTCAGAACCGTCAGTACGCCGCCACCAAATTCATCCTCTACACCGCTCTCGCTTCGCTGCTGATCCTGATCAGCGGCTTGGCCCTGGCTCTCTCCGGCGACAGCTTCAGCCTCAATCTCACCGAACTGGCCCAGCGCTCCCCAGGCGGCAGCTTCGGCCTCCTCTGTTACCTCGGATTCCTGGTGGGTTTCGGCGTGAAATTGCCGATGTTCCCTCTGCACACCTGGTTGCCGGATGCCCATGGTGAAGCGAACGCACCGGTGTCGATGCTGCTGGCGGGCGTTCTGCTCAAGATGGGCGGCTATGCCTTGCTGCGCTTCAACGTGCAGATGCTGCCGGAGGTCCATCTCACCCTGGCCCCGGCCTTGATCATCCTGGGCATCGTCAACATCATCTACGGCGCCCTCAACGCCTTCGCGCAAGACAACGTCAAGCGCCGCATTGCCTGCAGCTCCGTGAGCCACATGGGCTTTGTGCTCCTCGGCATCGGTGCCGTCGATGCCCTCAGCCTCAGTGGCGCCATGCTGCAGATGATCAGCCATGGCCTGATCGCCGCGGCCATGTTCTTCATCACAGGCAGCTTCTACGAACGCACCAAAACCCTCTCCATCCCCAACATGGGAGGGCTGGCCAAGGTGCTGCCGATCACCTTCGCCTTCTTCCTGACAAGCTGCCTGGCCTCGCTCGCCCTGCCCGGCATGAGCGGCTTCATCAGTGAAATCACGATCTTCCTGGGGGTGACCAGTCAGGAGCAGTTCACCACCCTCTTCCGGGTGATCACGGTGGTAGTGGCTGCCATCGGCCTCGTGCTCACCCCGATCTACCTGCTCTCCCTCTGTCGTCGGGTTTTCTTCGGGCCGCGCATCCCCGCTCTCGCCTTCGTCGACGACATGAGCCCCAGGGAGTTGGTAATCGGCCTCACCCTGCTGGTGCCCACCCTCACCATCGGCATCTGGCCCCGGGTCGCCATGGATGTCTACGAGGCCTCCACCGACGCCCTCGCCGAAACCCTCTCCGGCCATAGCCTGATGGCCCTGAGCTCCCTGTTACCCCTGGGCTGA
- a CDS encoding M3 family metallopeptidase, with product MPESRDPALLAGWGYPDYEAITPEQVETLIPQLLQRLSDQFAALETSLDAALAAGTPLGWDRVMPPLHRIGEQLRWSWGVVTHLNAVCNSPELRDAHASQQADVVRFSNRLGQSRSLHQALEALQQRPSEPLDHTQQRILASELLSMQQRGVGLRGDRQAAFNAASERLAELSTQFGNHVLDATQAWHLVVEDPSRIAGLPERARQALAQAAREAGDRHADGSEATAERGPWRLGLDMPRYIPVLSHADDRQLRETLYQAHVSRASSGELDNTPLIQEILELRQQQAQRLGYAHWAELSLAGKMAEDVPAVEALLEELRTAAYPTACRELKDLQACARRHGAAEADALAPWDVSYWAEKLRQERFDLNQEALRPWFPLPQVLDGLFAFCERLFGIRITAADGEAPIWHPDVRFFRVLERDGSPLAAFYLDPYSRPGSKRGGAWMDECLNRQPDGQGGWITPVAYLICNQTPPTDSSPSLMSFEEVETLFHEFGHGLQHMLTTVEHPQAAGINNVEWDAVELPSQFMENWCLDRPTLMGMARHWQTGEPLPDADFEKLKRSRTFMTGFSTLRQVHFALTDLRLHSSWTPELGISPDQMRRQIATTTTVIPPIAEDRFLCAFSHIFAGGYSAGYYSYKWAEVLSADAFAAFEEAGLDLDDQVSATGERFRSTVLSLGGSLSPAAVYEAFRGRAASTEALIRHSGLVTSHG from the coding sequence ATGCCTGAAAGCCGCGATCCGGCCCTGCTCGCGGGCTGGGGGTACCCCGACTACGAGGCGATCACACCCGAGCAGGTGGAAACGCTGATTCCCCAGTTGCTGCAGCGGCTCTCCGACCAGTTTGCCGCCCTGGAGACCAGCCTCGATGCCGCCCTGGCCGCGGGCACCCCCCTGGGCTGGGACAGGGTGATGCCACCCCTGCATCGGATCGGCGAGCAGTTGCGTTGGAGCTGGGGTGTGGTGACCCACCTCAACGCGGTCTGCAACTCTCCCGAGCTGCGCGATGCCCACGCCTCCCAGCAGGCCGACGTGGTGCGGTTCAGCAATCGCCTCGGTCAGAGCCGCAGCCTGCATCAGGCCCTCGAGGCTCTGCAGCAGCGGCCATCCGAACCCCTCGATCACACCCAGCAACGGATCCTGGCGTCCGAATTGCTCTCGATGCAGCAGCGGGGCGTCGGCCTGCGCGGCGACCGCCAGGCCGCCTTCAACGCAGCCAGTGAGCGACTTGCCGAACTCTCCACCCAGTTCGGCAACCACGTGCTCGACGCCACCCAGGCCTGGCATCTGGTGGTGGAGGATCCCAGCCGCATCGCTGGCCTCCCCGAGCGGGCCCGCCAGGCCCTGGCGCAAGCAGCCCGAGAAGCGGGTGATCGTCATGCGGATGGCAGTGAGGCCACGGCGGAACGCGGCCCCTGGCGCCTGGGGCTCGACATGCCGCGGTACATCCCCGTGCTCAGCCATGCCGATGATCGGCAGCTCCGCGAGACGCTCTACCAGGCCCATGTGAGCCGGGCCAGCAGCGGGGAGCTCGACAACACCCCCTTGATCCAGGAGATCCTGGAACTGCGCCAGCAGCAGGCCCAGCGCCTCGGCTATGCCCATTGGGCCGAACTGAGCCTCGCCGGCAAGATGGCTGAAGATGTGCCAGCTGTGGAAGCCCTGCTCGAGGAGCTGCGGACGGCCGCCTACCCCACCGCCTGCCGTGAGCTGAAGGATCTTCAGGCCTGTGCCCGGCGCCATGGAGCCGCCGAAGCCGACGCGCTCGCCCCTTGGGATGTGAGCTATTGGGCCGAAAAGCTGCGTCAGGAACGCTTCGACCTCAACCAGGAGGCCCTGCGCCCCTGGTTCCCGCTGCCCCAGGTGCTCGACGGCTTGTTTGCGTTCTGCGAGCGCCTGTTCGGGATCCGGATCACGGCTGCCGATGGCGAAGCGCCGATCTGGCACCCCGATGTGCGTTTCTTCCGGGTGCTCGAGCGGGATGGCTCGCCGCTGGCCGCCTTCTATCTCGATCCCTACAGCCGGCCGGGCAGCAAGCGCGGTGGGGCCTGGATGGACGAATGCCTCAACCGACAACCCGACGGCCAGGGGGGCTGGATCACGCCAGTGGCGTACCTGATCTGCAACCAGACCCCGCCAACCGACAGCAGCCCGAGCCTGATGAGCTTCGAGGAGGTGGAGACCCTCTTCCACGAGTTCGGCCATGGCCTGCAGCACATGCTCACCACGGTGGAGCACCCCCAGGCGGCGGGGATCAACAACGTGGAATGGGATGCGGTGGAGCTGCCGAGTCAGTTCATGGAGAACTGGTGCCTGGATCGCCCCACCCTGATGGGCATGGCCCGGCACTGGCAGACGGGTGAACCGCTTCCGGACGCCGACTTCGAGAAGCTGAAGCGATCCCGCACCTTTATGACCGGCTTCAGCACCCTGCGGCAGGTGCACTTCGCCCTCACCGATCTGCGGCTGCACAGCAGCTGGACCCCAGAGCTCGGCATCAGCCCAGATCAGATGCGGCGCCAGATCGCCACCACCACCACGGTGATCCCACCGATTGCCGAGGACCGCTTTCTCTGCGCCTTCAGCCACATCTTTGCGGGGGGCTATTCCGCCGGTTACTACTCCTACAAATGGGCCGAGGTGCTCAGCGCCGATGCCTTCGCCG